A portion of the Chryseobacterium tructae genome contains these proteins:
- a CDS encoding aminotransferase class I/II-fold pyridoxal phosphate-dependent enzyme, translated as MENFNAANEIQDLQYFGEFGGVNPSISDSSTYTFLSAKTMFDTFEGNAEGCYLYSRHSSPMNLYLAQALAKMENTESANVTASGMGAITSVLMQVCKSGDHIISSRTIYGGTYAFLKNFLPQFNVATTFVDINNFDSIENAITPNTKVIYCESVSNPLLEVADLRKLSEICKKHNLKLIVDNTFSPLSISPQLFGADVVIHSLTKFINGSSDTVGGVYCGTQAFIDDTKNVNSGACMLLGPTMDSLRASSILKNLRTLHIRIKQHSHNAMYLAERFEQDGLKVSYPGLPSHKNHELMKSMIDDEYGFGGLLTLDAGTTEKANELMEMMQTENLGYLAVSLGFYKTLFSCSGKSTSSEIPEEERASIGISDGLIRFSIGLDHDIKRTYHKMKECMLKVGILTHENISIS; from the coding sequence ATGGAAAACTTTAATGCAGCCAACGAGATCCAGGATCTTCAGTATTTTGGCGAATTCGGAGGAGTAAACCCTTCTATTTCTGACAGCTCTACCTATACTTTCCTTTCTGCAAAGACTATGTTTGATACTTTTGAAGGGAATGCAGAAGGATGTTATCTATATTCCAGACATTCATCTCCCATGAATCTTTATCTGGCGCAAGCGCTGGCCAAAATGGAAAATACAGAATCTGCTAACGTTACAGCATCCGGAATGGGAGCCATTACTTCTGTTTTGATGCAGGTATGCAAAAGTGGAGACCATATTATTTCAAGCAGAACTATTTATGGAGGAACGTATGCCTTTCTTAAAAACTTTTTACCACAATTCAATGTAGCAACCACTTTCGTTGATATCAATAATTTTGATTCAATAGAAAATGCAATCACACCTAATACAAAAGTAATCTATTGTGAAAGTGTAAGCAATCCGTTACTTGAAGTAGCTGACCTTAGAAAGCTTTCTGAAATTTGTAAAAAACACAATTTAAAACTGATTGTAGACAATACATTTTCTCCTCTTTCCATCTCGCCTCAATTATTCGGTGCAGATGTTGTGATCCACAGCTTAACTAAATTTATCAATGGAAGCAGTGATACTGTTGGTGGCGTATATTGTGGTACCCAGGCCTTCATTGACGATACTAAAAATGTAAATTCCGGAGCATGTATGCTTTTGGGACCTACTATGGACAGCTTAAGAGCATCAAGCATCCTTAAAAACCTCAGAACCCTTCATATCAGAATAAAACAACATAGCCACAACGCTATGTATCTTGCCGAAAGATTTGAACAAGATGGTTTAAAAGTATCCTATCCAGGATTGCCTTCCCATAAAAATCATGAGCTGATGAAGAGCATGATTGATGATGAATATGGATTCGGAGGACTATTAACTCTGGATGCAGGAACTACAGAAAAAGCCAATGAATTGATGGAAATGATGCAAACAGAAAATCTTGGATACCTTGCTGTAAGCTTAGGATTCTACAAAACATTGTTCTCCTGCTCAGGAAAATCTACATCATCTGAAATCCCTGAAGAAGAACGTGCTTCAATTGGTATTTCCGATGGATTAATCAGATTCTCAATTGGCTTAGATCACGATATCAAAAGAACTTATCATAAAATGAAAGAATGTATGCTGAAAGTAGGCATTCTTACCCATGAAAACATCTCTATATCCTAA
- a CDS encoding bestrophin family protein has translation MITTKYVNYKQVLNLSGVHLILISIWCTLIAVLFYFFNWHWMSIPWVPVALIGTAEAFLVGFKNNQAYDRLWEARKIWGGIVNSSRSFAAMVQAFDTKNEEIGVFDLEDRKKKIIYRHIAWLYTFREQLLVPTEWEHISSDNNKFGNINLRRNRLIKAGFPDYGRAPIFLHKYLSEEEYELKSEYKNFATYLISQQAKDINELKNMNAITDFNQTQLQNSLNEFYGFQGQAERIKKFPSPRQFASTAFVFNILFITLLPLGLVNEFAKLGDWGIWTSIPFCIIIGWVYIIMELVGDYSENPFAGLMFDVPMLSICRTIEIDLLQMVGETELPDPIASKKGVLV, from the coding sequence ATGATCACTACTAAATACGTCAATTATAAACAAGTTCTCAATCTATCCGGAGTACATCTTATTTTAATATCAATTTGGTGCACCTTGATTGCTGTTCTGTTTTATTTTTTCAACTGGCATTGGATGTCTATTCCGTGGGTACCAGTTGCCTTGATTGGTACAGCAGAAGCATTCCTTGTGGGATTCAAGAACAACCAGGCTTATGACCGACTTTGGGAAGCCCGAAAAATCTGGGGTGGAATCGTAAACTCCAGCCGTTCATTTGCGGCTATGGTACAGGCGTTTGACACAAAAAATGAAGAAATAGGTGTTTTTGATCTTGAAGATCGAAAGAAAAAAATTATCTATCGTCATATTGCATGGTTATACACATTCCGTGAACAGCTTTTGGTACCAACAGAATGGGAACACATCAGCAGTGATAATAATAAATTCGGAAATATTAACCTTAGGAGAAACAGATTGATCAAAGCGGGCTTTCCGGATTATGGAAGAGCTCCTATTTTCTTACATAAATATCTTTCCGAAGAAGAATATGAATTAAAAAGCGAATATAAAAACTTTGCCACCTATTTGATTTCTCAACAGGCAAAAGATATCAACGAACTAAAAAACATGAATGCCATCACAGATTTCAACCAGACACAGTTACAAAACAGTCTGAACGAATTTTATGGTTTTCAGGGGCAGGCAGAAAGAATCAAAAAATTCCCTTCCCCAAGACAATTTGCCAGTACAGCGTTTGTCTTTAATATTCTGTTCATCACCTTACTCCCTCTTGGATTAGTGAATGAATTTGCAAAATTAGGAGACTGGGGAATCTGGACATCTATTCCTTTCTGTATCATCATTGGTTGGGTCTACATCATCATGGAGCTTGTAGGTGACTATTCGGAAAATCCTTTTGCAGGATTAATGTTTGATGTTCCCATGCTTTCCATCTGTAGAACCATTGAAATTGACCTTCTTCAAATGGTAGGAGAAACAGAATTACCGGATCCGATCGCTTCTAAAAAAGGAGTCTTAGTTTAA
- the dnaE gene encoding DNA polymerase III subunit alpha, with protein sequence MYLIFDTETTGLPKNFNAPLSDSDNWPRMVQIAWQVHDDDGNLIENQDYIIKPEGYDIPFNAARIHGITTKIAHEEGRDLQEILEEFSKVLEKIRVVSGHNVEFDYNIVGAEFYRKNIKDNLQEKPKADTMILGTDYCQLGGGRGGRYKSPKLEELYEKLYGNKFDEAHNAAADVNATARAFFEMIRIGVVPAETLKISEDQLAYFKSLYPDPIKPFNIVIRRQVADFHNKKKQQDFGSIEEIDLGKYFNFDNHSVFSTLTATTSINDLIKKASDENFPAVGMVDLGNMMGAFKFVSAVEGANGDRAKKHKEYLAKKQEAEENGTEFNEAEPVSEPLIPVVGCEFYISERYEQKQFTKDDPDRRTQVVLLAKDFNGYKNLAKLSSIGFLKGFYFGVPRISRELIAEYKEGIIALTSGIMGDIPDAILNTGEQKGEELFKWWSETFGEDFYVQLQNHNLPEEEHLNEVLLYLADKYSVKILAQNETFYTNKDDANIQDIVSCIKDGEKLTTPVGKGFGKRRGLGTREYYMKNSDEIKATFLAYPDAFEAYEEFFAKFKPYTLKRDVLLPKFDIPEEFIHAEDEVDGGKRGEMAYLTHLTYEGARRRYEDTGITAEIKERLDFELEVIANTGYPGYFLIVQDFCNEARNMGVWVGPGRGSAAGSAVAYCIGITNVDPIKYDLLFERFLNPERVSMPDIDIDFDDEGRDKIIKWVVEKYGKTQVAQIITYSVLGGKSAIKDAGRVLDVPIPDTNNIAKLIPSTPGMNIAKALAKYDKLKPEEQMLVDEMRYVLESPDDSRHGVLASAKKMEGCIRNTGIHACGVIITPEDVSNLVPVTIAAKDADILVSQFDNSVAESAGLLKMDFLGLRTLTIIKDALKLVKARYGLDIDPDLIPLDDTKTYQLFKEGRTVGIFQYESPGMQKYMRELKPTVFADLIAMNALYRPGPIKYIPNFINRKHGIEEIVYDLPETEEYLKETYGITVYQEQVMLLSQKLANFTKGEADTLRKAMGKKQIDVLNKMYPKFIEGGRKNNLNEERLEKIWNDWKAFAEYAFNKSHSTCYAFIAYQTAFLKANYPAEYMASVMSNNINNTDSITMFMEDCKSMGVDVLGPDVNESQYKFSVNEKGQIRFGLGAIKGIGEGPSEAITRERENGRFKNIYDFFERIMPSQMNKRVAESLVVAGAFDELDAFHRGQYFDIDMAGRTNLERLIRYGQSFQESKNEMEHSLFADFADEVQIEQPKLPPCPEWPNMHKLNKEKETIGFYLSAHPLDEFKYQFQFMQGRLSKKSVLEKEEEEKIVTDEAPVLEQDSPDEATDLTEIVSDELSVGDEVVIEETTKKAEPKGNFLFLNLDEVDAYKEQAFANKQDELFEEKKKDWKTLQKERENGGGGKEYTVAGLITEYRVQDGFRSGEKVAFVTLEDYSGSYSFRLGDRDYMKLKEKLEVQRFVIFKIKFAQVKDGRVFVNVNDVIELQEAFERFAKSISLVMDVMDVRPEDLDFFRTVLDRNKGNQKLKFFIKNIDDDSHIEVQSMKHSVDLNGDLIKEIQLLNKYEFYLN encoded by the coding sequence ATGTATTTAATTTTTGACACAGAAACAACAGGTTTACCAAAAAATTTCAATGCACCCCTTTCAGATTCAGATAACTGGCCAAGAATGGTACAGATTGCATGGCAGGTGCATGATGATGATGGTAATTTAATTGAAAATCAGGATTATATAATAAAACCTGAAGGGTACGATATTCCCTTTAATGCGGCGAGGATTCACGGGATCACCACGAAAATAGCTCATGAAGAAGGACGCGACCTGCAGGAGATCTTAGAAGAGTTTTCTAAGGTTCTTGAAAAGATAAGAGTAGTTTCCGGACACAATGTTGAATTTGATTACAATATTGTGGGAGCGGAATTTTATAGAAAAAATATAAAAGACAACCTTCAGGAAAAGCCCAAGGCTGATACAATGATTCTGGGAACAGACTACTGTCAGCTTGGAGGAGGTCGAGGTGGCCGATATAAATCTCCGAAACTGGAAGAACTTTATGAAAAGTTATATGGGAATAAATTTGATGAAGCCCATAATGCTGCTGCCGACGTGAATGCGACAGCCAGAGCATTCTTTGAAATGATAAGGATTGGAGTTGTTCCTGCTGAAACATTAAAAATTTCAGAAGATCAGTTGGCTTATTTCAAGAGCCTTTATCCTGATCCGATTAAGCCTTTCAATATTGTTATAAGAAGACAGGTTGCAGATTTTCATAATAAGAAGAAGCAGCAGGATTTCGGAAGTATTGAGGAAATTGATTTAGGAAAATATTTCAATTTTGATAATCACAGTGTTTTTTCTACCCTTACGGCTACTACCAGCATTAATGACTTAATTAAAAAAGCTTCAGATGAAAACTTTCCGGCAGTCGGAATGGTGGACCTTGGAAATATGATGGGAGCTTTTAAGTTTGTTTCTGCAGTGGAAGGCGCAAATGGAGACAGGGCTAAAAAACATAAAGAATATCTGGCTAAAAAACAGGAGGCAGAAGAAAATGGAACTGAATTTAATGAAGCGGAACCGGTTTCTGAACCATTGATCCCTGTTGTCGGATGTGAATTTTATATTTCAGAACGCTACGAGCAAAAGCAGTTTACCAAAGATGATCCGGATAGGAGAACCCAAGTGGTGCTGTTGGCAAAAGATTTTAACGGATATAAAAACTTAGCAAAACTTTCAAGTATCGGTTTCTTAAAAGGTTTCTATTTTGGAGTTCCAAGGATCAGTCGTGAATTAATTGCTGAATATAAAGAGGGTATTATTGCCCTGACTTCCGGAATTATGGGAGATATCCCTGATGCAATTTTAAATACCGGGGAACAGAAAGGAGAGGAACTTTTCAAATGGTGGAGTGAAACTTTTGGCGAAGACTTTTATGTTCAGCTTCAAAACCATAATTTACCTGAAGAAGAGCACTTAAATGAGGTTCTTTTATATCTGGCTGATAAATATAGCGTTAAAATTTTAGCACAAAATGAAACTTTTTATACCAATAAAGATGATGCTAATATTCAGGATATTGTAAGCTGCATCAAAGACGGAGAAAAGCTGACAACACCTGTTGGAAAGGGATTTGGTAAGAGAAGAGGATTGGGAACAAGAGAGTACTATATGAAGAACTCTGATGAAATAAAAGCGACCTTTCTTGCTTATCCGGATGCGTTTGAAGCGTATGAAGAGTTTTTTGCAAAATTTAAACCTTATACCTTAAAAAGAGATGTTCTTCTTCCAAAATTTGATATTCCTGAAGAATTTATCCATGCAGAAGATGAGGTAGATGGCGGAAAAAGAGGGGAGATGGCTTATCTTACCCATCTTACTTATGAAGGAGCGAGAAGAAGATACGAGGATACGGGAATTACTGCTGAAATTAAAGAAAGACTTGATTTTGAACTCGAGGTAATTGCTAACACCGGATATCCGGGATACTTCCTGATTGTACAGGATTTTTGCAATGAAGCTAGAAATATGGGCGTTTGGGTAGGCCCTGGAAGAGGTTCCGCGGCAGGTTCTGCTGTTGCTTATTGTATTGGAATTACCAACGTAGACCCTATTAAATATGACCTCCTTTTTGAGAGATTTCTGAATCCGGAAAGGGTTTCGATGCCCGATATTGATATTGACTTTGATGATGAAGGAAGAGATAAAATTATCAAATGGGTAGTTGAAAAGTACGGTAAAACTCAGGTAGCACAGATTATCACATATTCTGTACTTGGTGGAAAATCGGCGATCAAAGATGCTGGAAGGGTTTTGGATGTTCCGATTCCTGATACGAATAATATTGCTAAACTTATTCCTTCTACACCAGGGATGAATATTGCGAAAGCATTAGCAAAATATGATAAACTGAAACCGGAAGAACAAATGCTTGTTGATGAAATGAGATATGTTCTGGAGAGTCCTGATGATTCCCGTCATGGAGTTTTGGCAAGTGCTAAAAAGATGGAAGGATGTATCAGGAATACTGGTATTCACGCTTGTGGTGTAATTATTACTCCGGAAGATGTAAGTAATTTGGTTCCGGTGACAATTGCTGCTAAAGATGCTGATATTTTGGTGTCTCAGTTTGATAACTCGGTGGCAGAAAGTGCAGGTCTTCTGAAAATGGACTTCCTGGGTCTTAGGACACTGACGATCATTAAAGATGCCTTAAAATTAGTGAAAGCACGATATGGATTAGATATAGATCCGGATCTTATTCCACTGGATGATACTAAGACGTATCAGTTATTTAAAGAAGGAAGAACAGTTGGGATTTTCCAATATGAAAGTCCCGGGATGCAAAAATACATGAGGGAGCTTAAACCTACTGTTTTTGCCGATCTTATTGCCATGAATGCTCTTTATCGTCCGGGACCCATTAAATATATCCCAAACTTTATCAATAGAAAGCATGGTATTGAAGAGATTGTGTATGATTTGCCGGAAACGGAAGAATATTTAAAGGAAACCTACGGGATTACCGTATATCAGGAGCAGGTGATGCTTCTTTCTCAGAAGTTGGCGAACTTTACGAAAGGTGAAGCAGATACGCTGAGAAAAGCAATGGGTAAGAAGCAGATCGATGTTCTTAACAAAATGTACCCTAAGTTCATTGAAGGAGGTAGAAAAAATAATCTAAACGAAGAAAGATTAGAAAAGATCTGGAATGACTGGAAAGCCTTTGCAGAATATGCCTTCAATAAATCTCACTCGACCTGTTATGCTTTTATTGCCTATCAAACAGCCTTTTTAAAAGCAAATTATCCTGCTGAATATATGGCGAGTGTAATGAGTAATAACATTAACAATACCGATTCAATTACCATGTTCATGGAGGATTGTAAAAGTATGGGAGTTGATGTTTTGGGACCGGATGTGAATGAATCTCAATATAAATTCTCTGTAAACGAAAAAGGTCAGATCCGTTTTGGTCTGGGTGCTATTAAGGGAATTGGAGAAGGACCAAGTGAAGCGATTACCAGAGAAAGAGAAAACGGAAGGTTTAAAAATATCTATGATTTTTTTGAAAGAATAATGCCTTCCCAAATGAATAAAAGGGTAGCGGAAAGTTTAGTGGTTGCCGGAGCTTTTGATGAACTTGATGCTTTCCACAGAGGTCAGTATTTTGATATTGATATGGCAGGAAGAACCAATCTGGAAAGGTTGATCAGATACGGACAAAGTTTCCAGGAAAGTAAAAATGAAATGGAGCATTCCTTGTTTGCAGATTTTGCTGATGAGGTTCAAATTGAGCAGCCTAAATTACCTCCTTGCCCTGAATGGCCTAATATGCATAAGCTGAATAAGGAAAAAGAAACTATCGGATTCTATCTTTCTGCCCATCCATTGGATGAGTTTAAATATCAATTCCAGTTTATGCAGGGAAGACTTTCCAAGAAATCAGTTCTGGAAAAAGAAGAAGAGGAGAAAATAGTTACTGACGAAGCCCCTGTTCTTGAGCAGGATTCGCCGGATGAGGCTACCGATCTTACTGAAATTGTCTCTGATGAATTGTCTGTAGGAGATGAAGTTGTGATAGAAGAAACCACCAAAAAGGCAGAGCCGAAAGGAAATTTCTTATTCTTAAATCTTGATGAGGTAGATGCTTACAAAGAGCAGGCTTTTGCCAATAAGCAAGATGAATTATTTGAAGAAAAAAAGAAAGATTGGAAAACACTTCAGAAAGAAAGAGAAAATGGCGGTGGCGGAAAAGAGTATACTGTAGCGGGTTTAATTACGGAATATAGGGTTCAGGATGGTTTCAGAAGTGGTGAAAAAGTTGCTTTTGTGACATTAGAAGATTATTCCGGCTCATACTCCTTCAGGCTAGGGGATAGGGATTATATGAAATTAAAAGAGAAGCTTGAGGTACAAAGATTTGTTATTTTTAAAATAAAATTTGCTCAGGTAAAAGATGGTAGAGTCTTTGTGAACGTAAATGATGTGATTGAACTTCAAGAGGCATTTGAAAGGTTTGCGAAGAGTATTTCCCTGGTGATGGATGTGATGGATGTAAGGCCTGAGGATCTGGATTTCTTTAGAACAGTATTGGATCGGAACAAAGGAAATCAGAAACTAAAATTCTTTATCAAGAATATTGATGATGATTCTCATATTGAAGTTCAGTCTATGAAGCATTCTGTAGATTTGAATGGAGATTTGATCAAGGAGATACAATTACTTAATAAATATGAGTTCTATTTGAACTAA
- a CDS encoding glycosyltransferase yields MKPSISIIVAIYNRKDELFELLTSLTQQTDKEFEIIIVDDGSIIDLKPTIKNFEEILDIKYFRKDNSGPGLTRNYGSERAANEWLVFVDSDVIVEKDYIEHIKKDILTIPCDAFGGADKAHKGFNLMQKAISYSMTSVFTTGGIRGSKKAVSKFQPRSFNMGVKKTAFKKVGGFSEMRIGEDPDLSMTLWENGFTTAFFDDIAVYHKRRVDLGKFSKQVYQFGCARPILNQRHPNYVKISFAFPTLFMLGYLMGFIEYFMLGKGFILAFYGLYTFLVFFHALLLTKNISIAGMAVISTYIQMFSYGYGFLKSWVLLNIFRMKPEDAFPHHYHKK; encoded by the coding sequence TTGAAACCTAGTATTTCTATTATTGTTGCTATTTACAACCGAAAGGATGAACTTTTCGAGTTGCTGACTTCTTTGACCCAACAGACTGATAAAGAGTTTGAGATTATTATCGTTGATGATGGTTCAATCATTGATCTGAAACCTACGATCAAGAATTTTGAAGAGATTCTGGATATTAAATATTTCAGAAAAGACAATTCAGGGCCAGGGCTTACAAGAAATTATGGATCAGAAAGAGCCGCTAATGAATGGCTCGTGTTTGTAGACAGTGATGTGATTGTTGAAAAAGATTATATTGAACATATCAAAAAAGATATCCTGACCATTCCTTGTGATGCTTTTGGAGGTGCAGATAAAGCTCATAAAGGTTTTAATCTGATGCAAAAAGCGATTTCGTATTCTATGACTTCTGTTTTTACGACCGGAGGAATTAGAGGAAGTAAAAAAGCCGTTTCAAAATTTCAGCCCAGAAGTTTTAATATGGGGGTGAAAAAAACGGCCTTTAAAAAAGTAGGAGGCTTTTCCGAAATGAGAATAGGAGAGGATCCGGATTTATCGATGACACTTTGGGAGAACGGATTTACAACGGCTTTTTTTGATGATATTGCAGTATATCACAAGCGCAGAGTAGACCTTGGTAAGTTTTCTAAGCAGGTGTATCAATTTGGCTGTGCAAGACCGATCCTTAATCAAAGACATCCGAATTATGTGAAAATATCCTTTGCATTTCCTACCTTATTTATGTTGGGATACCTTATGGGGTTTATTGAATATTTTATGTTGGGAAAAGGATTTATTCTTGCTTTCTATGGATTATATACATTTTTGGTGTTTTTCCACGCTTTATTGTTAACTAAAAATATAAGTATTGCCGGAATGGCGGTCATTTCTACTTATATTCAGATGTTTTCTTACGGATATGGATTCTTAAAATCCTGGGTTCTGCTGAATATTTTCAGAATGAAACCGGAGGATGCATTTCCGCATCATTATCATAAGAAATAA
- a CDS encoding Lrp/AsnC family transcriptional regulator, with product MELDETDKKLLLFLQEDCKQTTKALSGKLGLSVTAVYERIKKLENGGIISKYVALLDRKKINREFIVLCHIKLTQHKKEFVLQFEKEVMNLLEVTECFHVSGDYDYILKIGVKNIEDYRNFMLTKLTTIQHIASTHSSFMISEVKNTTAIVL from the coding sequence ATGGAACTTGACGAAACTGATAAAAAATTGTTGCTGTTTTTACAGGAAGACTGCAAACAAACCACCAAAGCGTTGTCTGGTAAGCTTGGATTGTCGGTTACAGCTGTATATGAACGGATTAAAAAGTTGGAAAACGGAGGTATTATTTCAAAATATGTGGCATTATTGGACAGGAAAAAGATCAACCGTGAATTTATTGTGTTGTGCCATATAAAATTAACACAGCACAAGAAAGAGTTTGTTCTCCAGTTTGAAAAAGAAGTGATGAATCTTCTGGAGGTTACAGAATGTTTCCATGTAAGCGGAGATTATGATTATATTCTCAAAATAGGAGTAAAGAATATTGAAGATTACCGAAACTTTATGCTGACGAAGCTTACGACGATTCAACACATCGCAAGCACGCACAGCTCATTTATGATTTCTGAGGTGAAAAATACCACAGCAATTGTTTTGTGA
- a CDS encoding S8 family peptidase, whose protein sequence is MKKIFISISILTISLAGAQKKNESLKREFEKQRSEDVRKFEAYVAKNFGSNRNQEASKEIEEQRASLAGFTDGNKPYFYTIHDLDQVKNSNSDFLQGGNITGLTGSFNGENIKFTIFDGSTVSSTARVFAAHVLFDNATNRITNKEDSTLDYGNHATAVASFIGAKNHPFTLTFTNGSTRQVNFRGIAPNCTIDAYSFGTTTLPGETASSNVFQKILKAAPNISNHSYGINAGWDIQQINNENAWVWKGSFTPSATSYDMQGSYVINDRLYDLLVYSDPSYIIVKSAGNSFGMGSPNYSTSAASFKKYYKNASGNWTEFAATDTPAPSNCAQGYDCISPGSVAKNIISVAATDRITTNDARYTTSSDVVHSSYSSAGPRDDGGIKPDITAVGTDVASASTDNNSTGGSKASVGSGTSYSAPIVTGIIGLWTQINKQLFAGSLLNAASAKTLTIHSALEAGNIGPDPQFGWGFINAKKGAELLVGKSNNTVIFNDETLTSGTPNRKTVIASGSEPLKVTISWVDPEYSNVDNDTPLATLYNNRVSKLVNDLDLRITDITTNTVYLPWKLDPTNPMTATKGDNTVDNVEQVIVDAPVAGRTYKIEITNKGTLKNSDAENAPQNYSVIVTGYSEVLGTKESKAGILNSLSVAPSVTKDVTNILKAPIKSTFSVYDMSGKKLRTGTINSDKESIDLSTYTKGIYIIEVKTDKDVISKKIIKE, encoded by the coding sequence ATGAAGAAAATCTTTATTTCGATCAGCATCTTGACTATTTCATTAGCAGGTGCGCAAAAAAAGAATGAGTCTCTGAAAAGAGAATTTGAAAAACAAAGATCAGAAGACGTTCGAAAATTTGAAGCTTATGTTGCTAAAAATTTTGGATCAAACAGAAATCAGGAAGCTTCAAAAGAAATTGAAGAACAAAGAGCTAGCCTGGCTGGCTTTACAGATGGCAATAAGCCCTATTTCTACACAATTCATGACCTGGATCAGGTCAAAAACTCCAATTCCGACTTTCTTCAAGGAGGTAATATTACCGGATTAACAGGTTCCTTTAATGGCGAAAATATCAAATTCACCATTTTTGATGGCAGCACTGTGTCCAGTACAGCAAGGGTATTTGCGGCGCATGTTTTATTCGATAATGCCACCAACAGAATTACCAATAAAGAGGATTCCACTCTTGATTATGGAAACCACGCTACTGCCGTAGCTAGTTTTATTGGAGCAAAAAACCATCCATTTACTTTAACTTTTACCAACGGATCGACCAGACAGGTTAATTTCAGAGGAATTGCCCCCAACTGCACTATTGATGCGTACTCCTTTGGCACCACAACACTTCCAGGAGAAACAGCCTCAAGTAATGTATTTCAGAAAATTTTAAAAGCAGCTCCTAACATTTCTAATCATTCTTACGGAATCAATGCAGGCTGGGATATTCAGCAAATCAATAATGAAAATGCATGGGTCTGGAAGGGGTCTTTTACGCCTTCAGCAACATCTTATGACATGCAGGGCTCCTATGTCATCAATGATAGACTTTATGATCTACTTGTTTATAGCGACCCTTCATATATTATTGTAAAATCTGCAGGAAATTCATTCGGAATGGGAAGTCCTAATTATTCTACCTCCGCTGCTAGTTTTAAAAAATATTACAAAAACGCTTCAGGAAACTGGACTGAATTTGCTGCAACAGACACGCCTGCTCCCTCCAACTGCGCACAAGGTTATGATTGTATCTCACCGGGATCGGTAGCTAAAAATATCATTTCAGTAGCTGCTACAGATAGAATTACAACAAATGATGCCAGATACACAACCTCTTCAGATGTAGTTCATTCAAGCTATAGCAGTGCCGGCCCGAGAGATGATGGAGGAATAAAACCTGATATTACAGCCGTAGGAACTGATGTTGCAAGCGCATCTACTGATAATAATTCAACAGGTGGCAGCAAAGCATCTGTTGGAAGCGGTACTTCTTATTCCGCTCCAATTGTTACAGGAATCATTGGACTTTGGACACAGATCAATAAGCAATTATTTGCGGGAAGCTTGTTAAATGCAGCATCTGCAAAAACCCTAACGATTCATTCTGCCTTAGAAGCAGGCAATATAGGTCCGGATCCACAATTTGGCTGGGGATTTATTAACGCTAAAAAAGGAGCAGAGCTTCTTGTAGGAAAATCTAACAATACAGTTATTTTTAATGATGAAACATTAACAAGCGGGACTCCAAACCGCAAAACAGTCATTGCATCTGGAAGTGAACCTTTAAAGGTAACCATTTCCTGGGTTGATCCTGAATACTCAAATGTTGATAATGATACTCCTTTAGCAACTTTGTATAATAACAGAGTATCCAAACTAGTGAATGATTTGGATTTAAGAATCACTGACATCACAACAAACACAGTGTATCTACCTTGGAAACTAGATCCTACCAACCCTATGACAGCAACAAAAGGAGATAATACTGTAGATAATGTAGAACAAGTAATAGTAGATGCCCCAGTTGCAGGAAGAACATACAAAATAGAAATTACAAACAAAGGTACTTTAAAAAATAGCGATGCTGAAAATGCACCTCAAAATTATTCTGTTATAGTGACCGGATATAGCGAAGTATTAGGAACCAAGGAATCTAAAGCGGGAATTTTAAACAGCCTTTCTGTTGCACCTTCTGTTACAAAAGATGTAACAAACATTCTAAAAGCGCCTATAAAATCTACCTTCTCTGTTTATGATATGTCCGGTAAAAAATTACGCACCGGCACGATCAATAGCGACAAGGAATCCATTGATTTATCGACTTATACAAAAGGAATTTACATCATCGAAGTTAAAACAGACAAAGACGTTATTTCTAAAAAAATAATTAAAGAATAA